A stretch of DNA from Coleofasciculus chthonoplastes PCC 7420:
GCGTGTATTTACAACTCCTGTACCTGAAACTGAGTCCAGATGAGATGTTCGTACAAACAAAGTGTAACTAGACCAGCGCGAAGCGCTATATCTACCAACGCCTGTCCTACGCCAATCCACACCAAAAAGCGCCCCCCCATTATGGGAGAGCGCTTTTTGAATTTTATTCAGTTGAGGTGACGCGATAATCGCATCTATTTACTTGCTCGTCGCGCCGCCTGCTTTCTTTTAATGATTAGCCGTTGATGCTAGGAGCAGTCAATGCGACCGGGGTGGTTTCACCAGCCGCCAAGTCTAAGGGGAAGTTGTGAGCGTTGCGCTCGTGCATAACTTCAAAACCTAAGTTGGCGCGGTTGAGTACGTCTGCCCAGGTGTTGACTACACGACCTTGGGAATCCAGGATTGACTGGTTAAAGTTGAATCCGTTGAGGTTGAAAGCCATGGTGCTGATACCCAGTGCTGTGAACCAGATACCAACCACGGGCCATGCACCTAAGAAGAAGTGCAGAGAACGGCTGTTGTTGAAGGAAGCATATTGGAAGATTAACCGACCAAAGTAGCCGTGAGCGGCAACGATGTTGTAGGTTTCTTCTTCTTGCCCGAACTTGTAGCCGTAGTTCTGGGATTCAACTTCGGTGGTTTCACGTACCAGAGAGCTGGTGACCAAGGAACCGTGCATGGCGCTGAACAAGGCACCGCCGAATACGCCAGCCACACCGAGCATGTG
This window harbors:
- a CDS encoding photosynthetic reaction center protein produces the protein YMGREWELSYRLGMRPWICVAYSAPVAAATAVFLIYPIGQGSFSDGMPLGISGTFNFMFVFQAEHNILMHPFHMLGVAGVFGGALFSAMHGSLVTSSLVRETTEVESQNYGYKFGQEEETYNIVAAHGYFGRLIFQYASFNNSRSLHFFLGAWPVVGIWFTALGISTMAFNLNGFNFNQSILDSQGRVVNTWADVLNRANLGFEVMHERNAHNFPLDLAAGETTPVALTAPSING